Proteins encoded together in one Bacteroides ovatus window:
- a CDS encoding sialate O-acetylesterase: MKNLLILFILAFSCNCMAGNNEPAHVIITAGQSNTDGRVPNDRLPDYIKTMATDTAFTTGAYKYCRIAQNRTDGKFRPFWPKSKRRAKPNTWGYDAITYYWLEQWWQEPFYVIKWAIGGTSIEPSNASDKSIHWSANPEWLANNTATSEKGRSLLLSFINDIDGCIDNTLSKLKNGYQIDAFLWHQGESDHAHGDKYYENLKAVVTYVRNHLSEKTGKDYSNLPFIFGTVAKKNKQYGSEVEAAMKRFAKEDKNAYLIDMSDAELMGDRLHFNQNSAEYLGKQMYEQIKAIR; this comes from the coding sequence ATGAAGAATTTACTGATCCTTTTCATACTTGCATTCAGCTGCAACTGTATGGCGGGCAACAACGAACCTGCCCATGTGATTATCACCGCCGGACAATCGAATACCGACGGACGTGTACCCAACGACCGTTTGCCGGATTACATCAAAACAATGGCAACAGATACGGCTTTTACGACAGGAGCCTACAAGTATTGCAGAATTGCCCAGAACCGTACAGACGGGAAATTCCGTCCCTTCTGGCCTAAGAGTAAAAGAAGAGCCAAACCCAATACCTGGGGGTACGATGCTATTACCTACTATTGGCTGGAACAATGGTGGCAAGAGCCTTTCTATGTTATCAAATGGGCAATCGGCGGAACTTCTATCGAGCCTTCCAATGCTTCGGACAAATCAATTCATTGGTCGGCAAATCCCGAATGGCTGGCAAATAATACGGCAACCAGTGAGAAAGGACGTTCTTTACTTCTGTCCTTCATCAATGACATAGACGGCTGCATCGACAATACATTATCCAAGTTGAAAAACGGTTATCAGATTGATGCATTCCTATGGCATCAGGGAGAAAGTGACCATGCACATGGAGATAAATATTATGAAAACCTGAAAGCAGTAGTCACTTATGTACGCAACCATCTAAGCGAAAAAACAGGAAAAGATTACTCCAACCTACCTTTTATTTTCGGTACGGTAGCCAAGAAGAACAAACAGTATGGCAGCGAAGTGGAAGCCGCCATGAAACGTTTTGCTAAAGAAGATAAGAACGCATATTTGATAGACATGTCGGATGCGGAATTGATGGGCGACCGTTTGCATTTCAACCAAAATTCTGCCGAATATTTGGGCAAACAGATGTATGAACAGATAAAGGCAATCCGTTGA
- a CDS encoding glycoside hydrolase family 2 protein gives MKHKLFLFVFLLTALSVINGQASERKKYNFNSEWKLRIGDFPKAKDAKFDDSKWKQVTLPHAFNEDEAFKLSIEQLTDTVVWYRKNFRIPELKSNQKVFVEFEGVRQRGDFYLNGHYLGRHENGVMAVGFDLTPHIKEGENVIAVRTDNDWMYREEGTNSKFQWNDRNFNANYGGIPKNVFLYVTDNVYQTLPLYSNLKTTGVYVYAQDFDIQGRKATIHAESEVRNDSKAPRQFSYQVSVLDADGKLMKTFQGDKVTLKAGETKTVKASATLHNLHFWSWGYGYLYTVKTALKDDNNQVFDEVSTRTGFRKTRFAEGKIWLNDRIIQMKGYAQRTSNEWPAVGLSVPAWLSDFSNDLMVKGNANLVRWMHVTPWKQDVESCDRVGLIQAMPAGDAEKDREGRQWEQRVELMRDAIIYNRNNPSILFYECGNKAISREHMIEMKAVRDKYDPFGGRAIGSREMLDIREAEYGGEMLYINRSEHHPMWATEYCRDEGLRKYWDEYSYPFHKEGDGPLYKGQPATDYNRNQDELAITMIARWYDYWRERPGTGNRVSSGGTKIIFSDTNTHYRGAENYRRSGVTDAMRIEKDAFYAHQVMWDGWVDTEKDQTYIIGHWNYPENTVKPVQVVSTGEEVELFLNGNSLGKGKRQYNFLFTFDNVAFKPGKLEAVSYNKAGKEISRYALNTAGEPASLKLTAIQNPEGFHADGADMALIQVEVVDKDGKRCPLDNRTVQFTLNGHAEWRGGIAQGENNHILDTNLPVECGINRALIRSTTTAGKVTLTAQAKGLPSASLTLETVPVKVTGGLSSYLPQSTLKGRLDRGETPSTPSYKDSKKGVRIVSAKAGSNNNDAEKSYDDIELTEWKNDGKLSTAWITYTLERDAEIDDICIKLQGWRSRSYPLEVYAGNTLIWSGNTDKSLGYIHLNIEKPVRANTITIRLKGNTSDKDAFGQIIEVEAKAANKMELEKSSSKNQLRIIEVEFLETIK, from the coding sequence ATGAAACACAAATTATTTCTTTTCGTATTTCTGCTGACTGCACTGTCTGTCATCAACGGACAGGCATCCGAACGCAAAAAATACAATTTCAACAGCGAATGGAAGCTGCGGATAGGAGACTTTCCTAAAGCCAAAGACGCAAAATTCGACGACAGTAAATGGAAACAAGTGACTTTGCCTCATGCCTTCAATGAAGACGAAGCATTCAAACTTTCCATCGAACAATTGACAGATACAGTGGTATGGTATCGCAAGAATTTCCGGATTCCGGAACTGAAAAGTAATCAGAAAGTATTCGTCGAATTTGAAGGAGTACGCCAACGCGGAGACTTCTATCTCAACGGACATTATCTGGGCAGACACGAAAATGGTGTTATGGCGGTAGGGTTCGACCTGACTCCACATATCAAAGAGGGTGAGAACGTGATTGCCGTTCGCACCGACAACGACTGGATGTACAGAGAAGAAGGAACTAACTCTAAGTTCCAGTGGAACGACCGCAATTTCAATGCCAACTATGGCGGTATTCCTAAAAACGTCTTCTTGTACGTTACTGATAATGTATATCAGACTCTTCCCCTATATAGCAACCTGAAAACGACAGGCGTATACGTCTATGCCCAAGACTTCGACATCCAAGGACGCAAAGCTACGATTCATGCCGAATCGGAAGTCAGAAATGACAGTAAAGCTCCCCGGCAATTCAGCTATCAAGTGAGTGTACTTGATGCAGACGGCAAACTAATGAAAACTTTCCAAGGTGATAAAGTGACTTTGAAAGCCGGAGAGACTAAAACGGTAAAAGCATCCGCCACCCTCCATAATCTTCACTTCTGGAGTTGGGGATATGGTTACTTGTATACGGTAAAAACCGCTCTGAAAGATGACAACAATCAGGTATTCGATGAAGTAAGTACCCGCACCGGCTTCCGCAAGACACGTTTTGCAGAAGGAAAGATATGGCTGAACGACCGTATTATCCAAATGAAAGGATATGCACAGCGTACCAGCAACGAATGGCCGGCAGTAGGCCTGTCCGTACCTGCCTGGTTGAGCGATTTCTCTAATGACCTGATGGTGAAAGGAAACGCGAATCTGGTTCGCTGGATGCACGTTACTCCGTGGAAACAGGATGTAGAATCCTGCGACCGTGTAGGTCTGATACAGGCAATGCCTGCCGGAGATGCTGAAAAAGACCGTGAAGGACGTCAATGGGAACAACGGGTAGAGTTGATGCGAGACGCGATTATCTACAACCGTAATAATCCGAGTATCCTGTTCTACGAATGTGGCAACAAAGCCATCAGCCGCGAACACATGATAGAAATGAAAGCTGTCCGCGACAAATACGACCCGTTCGGCGGACGTGCCATCGGATCACGTGAAATGTTGGATATCCGCGAAGCAGAATACGGCGGCGAAATGCTGTACATTAACAGAAGCGAACATCATCCGATGTGGGCGACCGAATATTGCCGCGACGAAGGTTTAAGAAAGTACTGGGATGAATACAGCTATCCTTTCCATAAAGAAGGTGACGGACCACTTTATAAAGGACAACCGGCCACTGACTATAACCGCAACCAAGATGAGCTTGCCATCACCATGATAGCCCGCTGGTATGATTATTGGCGTGAGCGTCCCGGAACGGGTAACAGAGTCAGCTCCGGCGGTACTAAAATTATCTTCTCCGACACTAACACTCATTACCGGGGTGCGGAAAACTACCGAAGAAGTGGAGTGACGGACGCGATGCGTATCGAAAAAGATGCTTTCTACGCACATCAGGTAATGTGGGACGGATGGGTAGATACGGAAAAAGACCAGACCTACATCATCGGCCATTGGAACTATCCGGAAAATACGGTAAAACCTGTGCAGGTAGTATCTACTGGAGAAGAGGTGGAACTTTTCCTGAATGGTAACTCCCTGGGTAAAGGCAAACGCCAATACAATTTTCTCTTTACTTTCGACAACGTAGCCTTCAAACCGGGCAAGCTGGAAGCTGTCAGCTACAATAAAGCAGGGAAAGAAATCAGCCGCTATGCTCTAAATACAGCCGGTGAACCTGCCAGTCTGAAACTTACCGCTATCCAAAACCCCGAAGGATTTCATGCAGACGGTGCGGATATGGCATTGATACAGGTAGAAGTGGTAGATAAAGACGGAAAACGCTGTCCGTTGGACAACCGCACCGTTCAGTTCACACTCAACGGTCATGCGGAATGGCGCGGAGGTATTGCTCAAGGTGAAAACAATCATATTCTTGATACAAACCTTCCGGTAGAATGTGGTATCAACCGCGCACTGATCCGCAGTACGACGACTGCCGGAAAAGTAACTCTGACAGCACAGGCTAAAGGACTTCCAAGTGCCTCTCTCACATTGGAAACGGTGCCTGTAAAAGTGACTGGAGGTTTGAGTTCCTATCTTCCGCAGTCTACCTTGAAAGGCAGACTGGACAGAGGCGAAACACCTTCTACCCCTTCTTACAAAGACAGCAAAAAGGGCGTACGAATCGTTTCGGCAAAAGCCGGTTCCAACAATAATGATGCTGAAAAAAGCTACGATGATATCGAACTGACCGAATGGAAGAATGACGGCAAACTAAGCACTGCATGGATTACCTATACATTGGAAAGAGATGCCGAAATAGACGATATATGCATCAAACTGCAAGGATGGCGTTCACGAAGTTACCCGCTGGAAGTATATGCCGGCAACACCTTGATTTGGAGCGGAAACACGGATAAAAGCCTGGGATATATTCATCTCAATATAGAAAAGCCCGTACGTGCCAATACGATAACCATCCGCTTGAAAGGAAACACTAGTGACAAAGATGCTTTCGGACAGATTATCGAAGTAGAGGCTAAGGCCGCCAATAAAATGGAACTGGAAAAAAGCAGCAGCAAAAACCAGTTAAGAATCATCGAAGTAGAGTTTCTCGAAACAATCAAATAA
- a CDS encoding two-component regulator propeller domain-containing protein — protein MKKNTFLILSLLLLYLYPLSASVEIRSNKLTTGDGLANNSTRYMMQDSKGFIWLGTLNGLSYYDGNSFVNIYPDINNPLSLADSRIRSMEEDPNGFMWISTISSFISCYDLRHGCFVDFTGNGEYKENYSKFIILSDNSIWLWHNQNGCRRVVYQDGKFSSQAYKEKSGNLPSDKVQFVLESAKGEVWIGTDKGLLKYQNGKTNNLDPQQQNWEHIISYDKYTCIITDKNEIYRHTYSTDKLEKVASLAEGFDDIGHVTGNFLLQDKWVLFTVNGSYILDIPTGKLSRYSELNIKNGAVTRDNKKNVWVHNYTGNLWYVDITTGKIKPFQFLSSKHIGYIDVERYSIVHDSRDILWISTYGNGLYAYELSTGNLQHFTFEVNQSSHINSNYLQFVMEDRSGGIWVSSEFSGLSHLEILNKGTQRIHPSGENSSDRSNTIRMLFQTQNGNIYMANRMGSLYEYNSALTKVIRQEDFTHNVYSMNEDQEGNLWLGMRGIGLRIGANKWYKNDPRNANSLSNDQVYSIYRDRKGRMWLGTFGGGLNLAIKTTDGYQFKHFLQDNYGEKRIRVIEEDKNGRMWVGTNNGIYIFHPDSLIASPKNYVIYNHANGTFPSNEIRCLMNDDKGNMWIGTSGAGFAVCHPGDSYQHLTFDCYDIKDGLSNAVVQSIVQNKDHKMWIATEYGISRFTPATKQIENYFFSSYTLGNVYSENTACVSNDGKLLFGTNYGLVVLDANKIETLDKPASVIFTGLQINGAHMLPGVEDSPLQEAMPYINELNLKYYQSSLTISFSTFNYLDGVSKYSYSLPPYDTEWSSPSSLNFATYRNLPPGKYELHVKACNAAGIWGEENVMEIVIAPPFWKTGWAYLIYAILIAIAGYFSFRIIRNFNALRNRIAVENQLTEYKLEFFTNISHEFRTPLTLIQGALERIVNMGNHSKDMQHSLKIMDKSTKRMLRLINQLLEFRKMQKNKLALSLEETDVVAFCYEIFLSFKDVSESKNMDFRFEPSQNSYKMPVDKGNLDKVIYNLLSNAFKYTPSNGKIIFKVDVQEQKKQLCIQVIDTGLGIPKEKRAELFKRFMQSSFSHSSVGVGLHLTYGLINIHKGTISYNENEGGGSIFTVELPTDASVYEEKDFLVPNQLLIEEEKQRHKEFVTDENTDEQAAPPVPLNKRKVLIIEDDNDVREFLKEEISHYFEVVAEADGISGFERAQTYDADLIICDVLMPGMTGFEVTKKLKNEFATSHIPIILLTALNMEEKYLEGIESGADAYITKPFSISLLLARISKLIEQRDKLREKFSNEPGMVHAAICTNNKDSKFLAKLNEMLNEHMVETEFSVDDYANLMGLGRTVFYKKVRGVTGYSPNEYLRVIRLKKAAELLLTEDLTVSEISYKVGINDPYYFSKCFKNQFGIAPSVYQKNGGKAPASNDTAENTEQASEEKEEENETDV, from the coding sequence ATGAAGAAGAATACATTCCTTATATTATCGCTTTTATTGCTTTATCTCTATCCACTGTCGGCCTCCGTGGAAATTCGCTCCAATAAGCTGACTACCGGAGATGGATTAGCAAATAATTCGACCCGCTATATGATGCAGGACAGTAAAGGATTTATCTGGCTGGGAACTCTCAACGGATTAAGTTATTATGACGGCAATTCTTTCGTCAATATCTATCCGGATATAAATAACCCGCTCTCATTAGCCGATTCCCGCATCCGAAGCATGGAAGAAGACCCGAACGGCTTCATGTGGATTTCAACAATTTCTTCTTTTATCAGTTGCTATGATTTGCGTCATGGCTGTTTTGTAGATTTCACCGGAAATGGGGAATACAAGGAAAACTATTCCAAATTCATTATCCTTTCCGACAACTCTATTTGGTTATGGCATAATCAAAACGGTTGCCGCAGAGTCGTTTATCAGGACGGCAAATTTTCATCGCAAGCGTATAAAGAGAAATCAGGCAACCTGCCTTCCGATAAAGTACAATTCGTTCTGGAAAGTGCAAAAGGAGAAGTCTGGATTGGTACGGACAAAGGGTTATTGAAGTATCAGAATGGTAAAACGAACAACCTCGACCCGCAACAACAGAACTGGGAACACATCATTTCTTATGATAAATACACTTGTATCATTACCGATAAAAATGAAATCTACCGTCATACCTATTCCACGGACAAGCTGGAAAAGGTTGCGTCGTTAGCCGAGGGCTTTGATGATATAGGCCACGTCACAGGCAACTTCCTCTTGCAGGATAAATGGGTATTGTTTACCGTCAACGGCAGCTATATACTGGATATTCCGACCGGTAAACTAAGTCGTTACTCGGAACTGAATATCAAAAATGGCGCTGTCACCAGGGACAATAAGAAAAATGTATGGGTACATAACTATACGGGCAATTTATGGTACGTCGATATAACCACCGGCAAAATCAAACCTTTCCAGTTCCTTTCCTCCAAACATATCGGTTACATCGATGTGGAACGTTACAGCATCGTACACGACTCACGGGACATTCTCTGGATATCGACTTACGGCAACGGGCTTTACGCTTATGAATTATCGACGGGTAACCTGCAACACTTCACATTCGAAGTCAATCAATCCAGCCACATCAACTCCAACTATCTTCAATTTGTAATGGAAGACCGTTCCGGAGGTATCTGGGTAAGCTCCGAATTCTCGGGTTTATCTCATTTGGAAATTCTGAACAAAGGAACACAGCGTATTCATCCCAGCGGTGAAAACAGTTCCGACCGCTCGAATACCATCCGCATGCTCTTTCAGACTCAAAACGGCAATATCTACATGGCCAACCGCATGGGTAGCCTTTACGAATACAACTCTGCCCTGACCAAAGTGATCCGGCAAGAGGACTTCACCCATAACGTTTACAGCATGAACGAAGATCAGGAAGGCAACTTATGGCTGGGAATGAGAGGGATCGGCCTTCGCATCGGCGCAAACAAATGGTATAAGAATGACCCCAGAAACGCTAACTCTCTATCCAACGACCAGGTTTACTCCATTTATCGCGATAGAAAAGGACGTATGTGGCTAGGCACTTTCGGTGGAGGATTAAATTTAGCAATTAAAACTACCGACGGCTACCAGTTCAAACACTTCTTACAAGACAACTACGGTGAAAAACGCATCCGTGTCATCGAAGAGGACAAGAACGGACGCATGTGGGTAGGCACGAACAACGGTATTTATATCTTCCATCCGGATTCACTGATTGCATCACCCAAGAATTACGTGATTTACAATCATGCCAACGGCACATTCCCCAGCAACGAGATCCGTTGTTTGATGAACGATGATAAAGGTAATATGTGGATTGGTACTTCCGGGGCCGGATTCGCAGTCTGCCACCCGGGAGACAGCTATCAACACCTGACTTTCGATTGCTATGATATAAAAGACGGATTATCCAATGCAGTCGTACAATCCATTGTCCAGAATAAGGACCATAAAATGTGGATTGCAACCGAATATGGCATCTCCCGTTTCACCCCGGCTACCAAACAGATAGAAAATTACTTTTTCTCTTCCTACACTTTAGGAAATGTATATAGTGAAAACACCGCTTGCGTCAGCAATGACGGCAAATTATTGTTCGGAACAAACTATGGCTTGGTAGTACTGGATGCCAACAAGATAGAGACGTTGGACAAGCCTGCCTCCGTTATCTTCACCGGACTTCAAATCAACGGTGCGCACATGCTTCCGGGAGTGGAGGATTCGCCTTTACAAGAAGCAATGCCTTACATCAACGAACTGAACCTGAAATATTATCAGAGTTCACTCACGATCTCTTTCTCTACCTTCAACTATCTGGACGGGGTATCCAAATACTCTTACAGTCTTCCTCCATACGATACGGAATGGAGTTCGCCCTCCAGCCTGAACTTTGCCACTTACCGGAATCTGCCTCCGGGCAAATATGAACTACATGTGAAAGCCTGCAACGCCGCCGGTATCTGGGGAGAAGAAAATGTGATGGAAATCGTAATAGCTCCTCCTTTCTGGAAAACCGGATGGGCTTACCTGATCTATGCCATTCTAATAGCCATAGCGGGTTACTTCAGTTTCCGTATTATCAGAAATTTCAATGCGCTGCGTAACCGTATCGCTGTAGAAAACCAGTTGACGGAGTATAAACTGGAATTCTTTACCAACATCTCTCATGAATTCCGCACTCCGTTGACACTGATTCAAGGTGCTTTGGAAAGAATTGTCAACATGGGAAACCACTCCAAGGATATGCAACACTCCCTGAAGATCATGGACAAGAGCACGAAACGAATGTTGAGGCTTATCAACCAACTACTGGAATTCCGGAAAATGCAGAAAAACAAACTCGCCCTCTCCCTGGAGGAAACGGATGTTGTCGCTTTCTGCTATGAGATATTCCTTAGTTTCAAGGACGTCAGCGAATCCAAAAACATGGATTTCCGTTTCGAGCCCTCACAGAACTCTTACAAGATGCCTGTGGATAAGGGGAATCTTGATAAAGTGATCTATAACCTGCTCTCCAACGCTTTTAAATATACTCCTTCCAACGGAAAGATTATATTCAAAGTAGACGTACAGGAACAGAAGAAACAGCTCTGCATACAAGTGATCGACACAGGACTGGGCATCCCGAAAGAGAAGCGTGCCGAACTGTTCAAACGCTTTATGCAAAGCAGCTTCTCACACAGCAGTGTAGGCGTCGGACTTCATCTGACATACGGTCTGATCAATATACATAAAGGAACGATTTCTTATAATGAGAATGAAGGCGGCGGTTCCATCTTCACCGTCGAACTACCAACGGACGCCAGTGTTTATGAAGAAAAAGATTTCCTGGTTCCTAACCAGTTATTGATTGAAGAAGAGAAACAACGCCATAAAGAGTTTGTCACAGACGAAAATACGGACGAACAGGCAGCACCTCCCGTACCGTTGAACAAGCGGAAAGTATTAATCATTGAAGATGATAATGATGTCCGCGAATTCCTGAAAGAAGAAATCAGTCATTACTTCGAAGTAGTGGCAGAAGCGGATGGTATCAGTGGCTTCGAACGTGCACAAACTTATGATGCAGATCTGATTATCTGCGACGTATTAATGCCGGGTATGACGGGATTCGAAGTGACCAAGAAATTAAAGAATGAATTTGCCACCAGCCACATTCCCATCATTCTGCTAACCGCCCTCAATATGGAAGAAAAATATCTGGAAGGTATCGAATCCGGCGCGGATGCTTATATCACCAAACCATTCAGCATCTCCTTATTACTGGCCAGAATCTCCAAACTGATCGAACAGCGGGACAAACTGCGTGAAAAATTCTCCAACGAACCGGGAATGGTTCATGCGGCTATCTGTACGAACAACAAGGACAGCAAATTCCTGGCAAAACTGAATGAAATGCTGAACGAGCACATGGTGGAAACGGAATTTTCCGTAGATGACTATGCCAACCTGATGGGATTGGGACGTACCGTATTCTACAAGAAAGTACGTGGTGTCACCGGATACTCTCCCAATGAATACCTGCGTGTCATTCGTTTGAAGAAAGCTGCGGAATTATTGTTAACCGAAGACCTGACTGTTTCCGAGATTTCCTACAAAGTAGGTATCAACGATCCCTATTATTTCAGCAAATGCTTCAAGAATCAATTCGGAATAGCCCCTTCTGTTTATCAGAAGAACGGTGGTAAAGCTCCGGCTTCCAATGATACGGCAGAGAACACAGAACAAGCTTCCGAAGAAAAAGAAGAAGAGAATGAAACGGATGTTTAA
- a CDS encoding rhamnogalacturonan lyase — translation MRRIAIYLLCIFMLLPVATMTAQPGYNYSKLQREKLNRGVVAIRENPSEVIVSWRYLSSDPIQTGFNVYRDGKKLTDTPITVSTLFRDKNNSQKTAVYEVRPVLKGKETHHIDGTYTLPENAPLGYLEIPLQKPADGITPAGDTYTYSPNDASIGDVDGDGEYEIILKWDPSNSHDNAHEGYTGEVYIDCYRMNGEQLWRINLGKNIRAGAHYTQFMVYDLDGDGKAEVVMRTADGTIDSKGKVIGDANADYREEGTFDPSRNQIMKQGRILKGKEYLTVFSGDTGEALHTIDYIPARGNVADWGDAKGNRSDRFLACVAYLDGVHPSVVMCRGYYTRTVLAAFDWNGKELKNRWVFDSNHPGCEQYAGQGNHNLRVGDVDGDGCDEIIYGSCAIDHNGKGLYSTRMGHGDAIHLTHFDPSRKGLQVWDCHENKRDGSTYRDAATGEVLLQLKSNTDVGRCMAADIDPTHPGVEMWSGDSQGIRNVKGEIIAPKMRNMPTNMAVWWDGDLLRELLDRSMIIKYDWENKKFVPLVKFTGTLFNNGTKSNPCLQGDIIGDWREEVLVRSEDNASLRLYVSTIPTEYRFHTFLEEPIYRISIATQNVGYNQPTQPGFYFGPDLIKMKGTFRGYQIK, via the coding sequence ATGAGAAGAATTGCAATTTATCTATTGTGCATATTCATGTTGCTGCCTGTTGCAACAATGACAGCACAACCTGGTTATAACTACTCAAAGTTACAACGGGAGAAACTAAACCGCGGCGTAGTTGCCATTCGCGAAAACCCTTCAGAAGTAATCGTTTCGTGGAGGTATCTTTCTTCCGATCCGATACAGACCGGTTTCAATGTGTACAGAGACGGGAAGAAACTGACAGACACTCCCATCACAGTCAGCACCTTGTTCCGTGATAAGAATAACAGTCAGAAAACGGCTGTTTACGAAGTACGTCCTGTTCTAAAAGGCAAGGAGACGCATCACATTGACGGTACATACACACTCCCGGAAAACGCGCCTCTCGGCTATCTGGAAATTCCCCTGCAAAAACCGGCGGACGGAATAACTCCGGCAGGTGATACCTACACGTACAGTCCCAATGATGCTTCCATCGGTGACGTAGACGGTGACGGCGAATACGAAATTATCCTCAAATGGGACCCCAGCAATTCACACGACAATGCACATGAAGGCTATACAGGCGAAGTATACATCGATTGTTACCGAATGAACGGAGAACAACTATGGCGTATCAACTTGGGTAAAAACATACGTGCAGGAGCTCATTATACTCAATTCATGGTGTACGATCTGGATGGTGACGGCAAAGCGGAAGTAGTGATGCGGACTGCCGACGGAACAATAGACAGCAAAGGGAAAGTGATAGGAGATGCAAATGCAGACTATCGCGAAGAGGGAACTTTCGATCCCAGCAGAAATCAGATAATGAAACAAGGACGTATTCTGAAAGGCAAAGAATACCTGACTGTTTTTTCTGGAGACACCGGTGAAGCCTTACATACCATCGACTATATCCCTGCCCGCGGCAACGTTGCCGACTGGGGAGACGCAAAAGGTAACCGAAGCGACCGCTTCCTGGCTTGTGTAGCCTATCTTGACGGAGTACACCCAAGTGTTGTCATGTGCCGAGGCTACTACACGCGTACTGTTCTGGCTGCCTTCGACTGGAACGGAAAAGAACTGAAGAACCGTTGGGTATTCGACAGCAACCATCCCGGATGTGAGCAGTACGCCGGACAAGGAAACCACAATCTGCGTGTAGGCGATGTGGATGGTGATGGATGCGACGAAATCATTTACGGTTCCTGTGCTATCGACCACAACGGCAAAGGACTTTATTCTACCCGAATGGGACATGGAGACGCCATCCACCTGACACATTTTGACCCTTCACGAAAAGGTCTGCAAGTGTGGGACTGCCATGAAAACAAACGTGACGGCTCCACTTATAGAGATGCTGCAACGGGAGAAGTGTTGTTGCAGCTAAAAAGCAATACCGATGTAGGACGTTGTATGGCCGCCGACATTGACCCGACTCATCCGGGTGTGGAAATGTGGTCAGGAGATTCACAAGGTATTCGAAACGTAAAAGGAGAAATCATAGCCCCCAAAATGAGAAATATGCCGACCAATATGGCTGTCTGGTGGGATGGAGACCTATTGCGCGAACTACTGGATAGAAGCATGATTATTAAATACGACTGGGAAAATAAAAAGTTTGTTCCGCTTGTCAAATTCACAGGAACTCTTTTCAACAATGGAACGAAATCGAATCCTTGTCTGCAAGGTGACATTATAGGCGACTGGCGGGAAGAAGTACTCGTACGCTCCGAGGACAACGCTTCTCTCCGGCTCTACGTATCGACTATCCCGACCGAATACAGATTCCACACCTTCCTTGAAGAACCGATATACAGAATCAGTATCGCTACCCAAAATGTAGGCTATAACCAGCCAACACAACCGGGATTCTATTTCGGACCGGACCTTATAAAGATGAAAGGTACTTTCAGAGGATATCAAATCAAGTAA